AATCccatttctgttttttttcctcccttttttccctttttttcttcttttcttttttttccctcctttacatcgatattttcgatattttagcaatattacaccgatatttttacaaaatattgctgaagtgtgagcgaaattattgacatcgatattttccgatattatcgtcgatattgtcgatatttgtacgatatgtacatggatatgttccgaaatatccgtaattcgaaaaaaaaatttcctcccttttttccctttttttcttcttttcttttttttttccctcctttacatcgatattttcgatattttagcgatattacaccgatattttgacaaaatattgctgAAGTGAGAGCGAAATTATTGACATCGATATttttcgatattatcgatatttgtACGATATGTACATGGATATGTTCCGAAATATCCGTAATTTGAAAAAACCGAAATATCCtcgatatttcgtcgatatttCAGACTATGGTCATACTCATAAGGACCTCAAAGCATTGCTTGTTTCGTTATCTGAGTTAAAAATACCAAATGGTTTTGTACCCGAAAAATAGGACACCACATGGTTCAAATATTACAAACCCAAAATCATTAAGCCATCTAATTCCAGAGAACAACTAGTGTCACACCCATTATTAGTACTCACCAATTAGCATAAATATTTTATCTCTGAAATATCGTAGCAAACCAGCAATGCCAGGCGAAATAATGGAAACCTAAAGTCATGATAGAGAGGTTCAGCTTATGAGAATTCAGAATCCAAAGGATGTAAGTAGCCATTCAAGAAGATTCAAAATTTAGTTCGAGTGTGATGTTGGTCACACTAAATAATCAAGAATGTGGACTCTTTTATCATCCACTAAGATCCAGTTAATAGCTTTCAAGCAACAACAACCTGCCCACCACGTCCAAGAATTTGGCACCTCTGGTCGGGGACACCGTGGCATATCTTGCCGATGCCATTCGATGTAAGGACCAAACCCCATGTACATGTCCACATCATTCACTGTGAGTTTGGATCTGTTGTGTTTAGTTACAAACATGCAGCCATAAATCTAAGCATACCACAATTTCGAgtttccatgatttaattgacTACAACTATATAATGAtcattaaatgataataatacTGATCATCGATGTTCTTCTATTGGATTATATAGACCTCTCACTCACTTGATACTCTCTTATCCCATCAAAAGCTTCTCATTATCCCTTGATCATCAGTATTATATCTCTGCTACTGCTAATAGTAATACCAACTGAAGCCCTATTCCGTGGAAGCAACCGACCCCGATAGGTTCAGAATCCAGCCCAACGTCCACAAACTTATTTCATCCTAGGACCACAATAGTACAGTACCATAAGGGCGATATCGTTTCAAGTTAGAGGAGGAGAGATCCCAAAGTGCCACCATTGCGTCTTCTGATGCAGAGACCATTAGCTTACAAGTTACAACCAGTGGAATAAGAAACAGCATTACACtgcaaacaaaattaggtcCAGGAAAAAGACCGACAATAACACGAAGAACAATACTTATATTAGCATTAATACGGACCCATGCTAATTGAAGATTTGCATATACCACATCTTTGTAAATAATATATGATTATGCACTGGCTGTAAGACAGACCACAAATCACTTTGAGAATCAATTAACTTGGAAGCCAAGTTATTGGACTCTTAAGTAATTCCATTTACAAAATAATTGACGACTCAAAATTGGTCTAACACTGGCGCCAAAATTTTGTGGAAATAACGAACGACAACTTTATTCATTAGTTTAGATACAAAGTTACAAACTTCGCAATTTcggtaaaaaaaatacaaaagaaaattgaaagtaCAACTTGATCGATATTACATGTAACAAGTAAGCATTTTtagctagtttttttttttttttttttttttttttttttgtcaacgaAAAAAAATGTACCTTATATTATACACACTGTAAAATGTACCTTCAAATTTCTCAGTAAATTTTAACAAAGATGCCCTCACTTGGAATTTGCTGATGAACCACGTACAAAATGTAGTATCCGGAAGGCGCGAGATTTCCCGAAGGTGGCGTCGTCACATGAGCTTCATACGTTGTTGGCCCTACCTGATGTGCGTTCTCTGCACCCAGAACCAACAACCTTTGATTCATCGAGAATGAATGCGTGCTAAATGGAGGAGCCACCATCGTCACTGACACTGAATTCATTGCAAACCTGCCCGTAAGCGAGAATTGAACGGTTAACTTTCTTCCATAACGGATTTTGGCTTGGTTTCGGGGCGCAATGATTGTAGGACGCAAATCCGCATATTTAGCATCGAGATACTCAGGACTAAATGCCTCTAACCTCAATTCTGTTGGGAAAAGCACGTTGCTGCCAAACTGGTATTTGTCGTGGGGGTTACTACCTCCCACGACTACTCTACCGTCACGTACCAATAATGCTGAGGAATGGTACATTCGCGGTATAGTCGTAGGGTTTTGTTGTTCGAACCGTGACCCGATTGCATTATCAGGTCGGTACACAACTGGGTTGAGAACGGGATTACGCCCGATTTCCCAACCCGCAGCTCCAGACGATGCACCGTTAATGATTAAAACAGTGCTGTCAGGGAGCAATATCATGTCACCCATGACCCTGGCTTGAGGCATGGTTTCAACAATCCACTGTGGATTAGGGTCCGTTATTTTGATCCGAGCGCATGTGTTTAGAGCTTCCACAAAAACACCCTTATTTGCCTGGGAAAAAGACCCTTTTGGAGCTCCACCGCAAACCAAAACCTCAGCCTCAACAGCTGGAGCCGTCAAGTTTTTTAACGGCAGCAACACGGCTGAACCCGTGCTAGGGTAAGACCTCGGGTCGCCGCCGGGTATTTGCGGGTAGGTTTTGACAACGGCGTTCTTCACGTAATCCAACAAAATAGCTCGATTGTTAGCGAAAATAAATAAGTTGCCATCGGGgttgagaaaaacaaaagggTATAGATTGTTTTCTTGGCCAGGGTCATTGGTCTGCGAAAGGAACGGCAAGCTGTAGACATTGCTTGTAGACTCGGTCTTCGGAGAAAATTCATAGTTGAACTGCCCCCTGCCGCCAATGATAATCTCGCGTCCATCGGGCAGCATATGATTAGTGGCGTACCAACGGCGAACGGCTAAACCGTCCACAGTTTCTTTCCAATCACAACCCGTGCAGGGCGTGAAAACTCTAACGCGGCGCTCTCCACTGTTGAAGCCGCCGGTTTGGATTAAGTTTCCGTAGGCGTCCATTGAACCGGAGGAGCACCAGACGTCGGACAAGACCGTGAGCGGGCGGAGGGCATTGGTTTGGATGACGAACTCGGCGGAGTGGGCGGTGCAGTCGTTGTTGACACAGTTACCATTGGCTAACGACAAGTTGGATTTGCCGAAGTCGGTGCGGTCGAACATGACGATGCGGTCGTTTTTGAAGAGCTGCATGTGCATGGCGGAAATGCCAACGTTTTTCAACACTTGCCATTTGCCACCGGCAGCGTGGGCCGTCAGAACAGAGAAATTAAATGTTAACAGCAGAAGTGAAAGATCAATGAGACTAATTGTCTTCATTCTTTCTTAGATTTTGCTTACGTACGTGGTCTTTTTGAATCTCTTAATTTGTGCTTTTAGCTTTGTGGGTCTGTCTCAACTCATTACCTTGAGCTCCTTAAATACTAGGGTTTGAGCTACCCATTCGTATATTATATACCTGTGGGACAAGTTGTCCGGTAAGTGAAAAGGACTGCTGTTGAAGAGCAATTCACAATGGGAATGCTAACTaggtcttcttctttttatttttataattatatttgttaAATGTTTATTCTTTCGTTGGTTGATCAATTTCTTGTTCATATGATAGTTATAATTAATCTTATCTAATTCTTTCGTTGGGTTGATGAACTTTGTTTCGTCTTTTTAATTTCTAGTTCGTATGCtatgtaaacatgaaaaaaaaaatcagtttaatGCATACATTTATAATTAGAGACAAAATATGAACTTACGATTACTTGTTTGGGTTAAAAATCTAAATATAGTCTTGAAGAGTGAACTATATGTTTCGAATTTTAATTATTAGCTTCTTAATTTCCAGTTGGATGATGTTATTATTTGTGCATGATTTAGAAATTTTTGTTTATATACGTTCATTTTTGGCAAGCAAATTTCAATGTGCATTGCAGAAGCTGCTCTTGTTAGGTTACTACTAAGATCAGAACGATAATATTAATTAgattcttatcattaaaatttatACAATTTGGTGAGCCCTCTTGGTCATGCATGGCTCTAATATTCCATTTGGTAGATATCCATTGCACTTCTCTTTATTTTCTGGACATTTGGTCTGTATTAATTGTAAAATCTTGCAACCTAATAATAATGCAAAGGTTGTCCAGTACATGTAAGGCTGAGGGAGTTGACAAGGTGACagcaatatatattatattccaGTAACTAAATATAAAGCTAGGTCAAACCTCCCTGCGATCAAAGCTTTGTCGTCTTATATATTCTCATAATTCTTATTCTTATTTTTAGTTAGGTCAATCTTATAATTATGATACCAAAGAGTTATATTATCGATACAGGATGCTAAGACATATTgataaaatttaagaaaaacgGTCTAGCACCGATGTTAATTGTTTCCAACTTAATCACATGAAGCTTCAagaggtgtgaggttttatcttAAAAGATCGTATAATTAGAAATGAAATCATTTGTATgtaaattgtaatttgttttgtCAAATCTCCGATGCGGAATTTTCAATACGCATCCTCACGTAGAACTATATTTTAACTAGGACACACGTAAAGAGAACTTCCGCATCAAGGAAGGAAAGATAAGCACGTGAGTACTATGCACTTGGAACAAACCAAGTAATAGGGTCCAAAAAGAATACAAACTCAGTATTCAATTCCAAACAAAACTCACTCTCATACCATATAGAAAAAGAATATCACAGCAACTTGTGAACTTCATTGATACATTGTAAATATATACAACGAGTTCTCTTGTACGATAAGAAATTCTATAATATCGGAATGGAATCAAGTATCAATACAATTTCAATTGCATGTAAAACTTTCTAATACATATTGAATTTCTAACATATACCCATATCATCTAAGTTATTTCTGACAGAAAAGGCCATTCTTGTATTCACTAATATTTCAATTTAACAAATACCTTAACATCCAAGCAAAAGCTTTGAATATATAGACGTGCAAAGAAAGAGGCTTTGGGCATAAACGGCCAGCCATAATCGAATCCTATCTAAATAAAGAGGCTTTTGGCTTTAATATACATGTACTGCGTCCTAATAATAATATATCGATGGGTCGATCTCTCTCTTCCTATGGACTGCACATGTTGCAAATATTAAACAAGAGAAATCGCAATAATGCATggcatataaattataattgcTGCCGACAATGCCGatctaaggttttttttttgtatagcTTGGGGCCGGCAGCGCCTGTTCCTAAAGCCAAATACCGAAGTACGAGCCCTATGTCCTGTActgtaaatttattttattttgaagtcaTGCGGCTGTAACTTGAGTCCTGTAACAATAAGATTAAGTAGCGGTGCGGTTTTGATCTCTACCGATTATTTTCTTCTAACATTTAATAATTTAACTtattatcatttaaaaaaaataatattgagTACAGACTAATTTACttgatcaatattttatatttagcATCAGGTTATGATTCTGAACAAATTATATGATTAAAGAAAGAAAGCGATTATCtagttttcttcttctcaatTTTGTACAGATTTGTGTGCATAACTATTTCTTGCATTCAAACATAAACTTTTTTTAAGCTTCAATTCATAATGAAATAATACTCAATATAAACTTTTTTAAGCTTCATATCATAATTATCTAGTATTGGGTATTTTTTGACAAATTCTCAGATCCATTTTCCAACATTTTTATAGAGAAACGAATGTGACAGTAAatgaaatatatacatattatattaattaattagaaaaaCATGACAAAGTCAAATCATTATCCATTAATCCTTTACTGTTATTAGATTAGATATATTCCTTAgtttattttgatgattttatatGCATATATACGGTTGAGGAAGATCAATCAGAATGTCTTTGATACGGTTGGTCACGCACATACATTCTTCCAATAAGTTTATAATGTACTTCATTCCGATCTTATTCTCACAATAATTGAAAATCGACCAGGCTAGTTTTAACATTATCATCTCAAATGGTCGGCACGTCTCAGACTGAGACTCAGTATTATTCAATATATATCCACCATGCGTAATCGTATgtatcgtgtgtgtgtgtgtgtgtgtgtgctgtaGCTTTGTAACATTCTGTGTGTGAAAATTCTTAGTacctttattttctgttttggtcGAAGAATATTCTTAAATAGTTCGAGAGCATCGTGAAAGTTTCCTCACTTATTATATCTGGAATTTAAATTAAGCTCTTAATTCATGACTCTGAAGAATGATTAGCAGCCATGCGTGCTTGCAAGTAGACAGAACCACCAAACTGTACTAGACTACTAGTCAGACCTTTGATGCAAGGAGACAAAACCATTGCTGTTGGAGAGACAAAAATATAATGGAAGCAATAGTATTTGAGGAAGGACTTAGAAAATTAAACGCTTTTAAAATGACATAGCTTAATTATCTAGCTATGTACCAATCAATATATTGTTGGTCTTCTCACTCTTTGTTTAGCCTAATCAATACCTGCAAAGACTTTCTTGACAAGAATTGGCAATGCGAATTTATATTTACTGAGAGAGGAGAATAAAGTTTTGTTTTCATGCTGTTGAGAATATGCTTTTGATAGAGCAGAGAATAAAGCTTAATTATCCAGGAATGTTAATTACTGTTTAGAGTTTTGGTTTGTTGAGTTTAGTCCAACCCCTCAAAccgaaaataaaattaaagatattgatatactaattaataaacaaaacgTTTCCAACATATAATTTAgacttgattttttttccacttTGATAACCAGGACCATAGACATATCCAGTCTTCTCAGCTGATCAGCTAGTTTCATCGTTTTCACAGTAAGAATATATTATTGTATTCTACACGACGTtgaagtttataataataaattattagtttCTATTATTGAAATTAAGTCAATAAGATTATTTTCTCTTCACTTTTTGTTTGATTCACTTTGCTTTTGGTCAGAAGAATATAGGTCATTAATTAAGAAGAAGGATTAGAAGGATTAGAGATTAACTAGAAAAGTAGTTAGGTAGGCACTCTATTTCCACAAGCCACAAGCAACAAGGTTCAACTTGATGAAGTAATtaacattaattaattactGGAGACGATTGGCAGATTCCAATCGTGTTTGAATTTTGCATCCAATATGCATGACTTGTTCATATGGAGTTTCTCCGAGTGGGTGTTTCCAAAAGGCGTTTCAAGACTGTTAATTCAAATATTTGGCAACGACACATAAACAATTTGTGActgacaaaacaaaaacttttacTTTCTCTCTTTTAAGTTCAAAAGAAACTTGAGGTTCAAAGAAAACGAGCAACACGTGTGATCGTTGGATTTTACACGTAGGATATTCTGTTCTAAGCATCTGAaatcatgaagaaagttgaggttataCTATAAAACGAATTGGTAATATGAGAAATAtatcaacctcttataagccgtTGCATGATTTAGTCCTTCACTGTTATGAGACATTGTCCTCACATTCTCACATTCAAAGCATTGCTTGTTTGTTATAGGAGTTCCGAAATCTACGTAGTTTTGTACCAAAAATAAATGATTTTGCACATTATTCATGTCGCACGATAAATTCTAGGTAACTGACTCATGTCGCACATACGATAAATCATTGTTTATAAACACATTCTATCTTAAATATCATATAGCGACAAAATGGAAACCTGTTAGTTCAATTTCAACATCCGATAAATGCCTCTAATTAATATTGTCCAAAGGCGGGAGTTGTAAAACATCTAGTGCTACAAACTTACAAACTCTTATCTAAGTTACCATGTAATGATACAAActatacaaaagaaaaaaattacaaaagaaaattgaaagtaCAACTTGCAAATACCAATAAGTGTGCAAGTAATAAATGATTATGCACTAGTGCCTGATAAGTGCATTATTTGTTAAGGAGTTAGTTTAAAAAAAgccttattatttttttttttcaattgcagCTAATATGCTCACTTAGGAGGTTTTAGATGATAAATTGACTTATCGGACAAGTTTTGACACAAGGCCGATTGGAGGAGAATGCTAAGAGGCTGAGGATATTGTGctcaaatttcaatttcatacaaagCCAAATACATTCCAGTTTTGCAAGACAAACCTGCGAAAGTTGATTGAATTTTCGTTAGAATTGTGCAGCTGTGTAagaatgaagatttgaagactttattaatttttccaagTGATGCCACGTATACTTTAGTGTCAAAAGTTCAATTTTATTCATCAGTTCACATATAAAACTTTACAATTccggaagaaaaaaagaaaagaagacaacatacgaaagaaaattgaaagtaCAACTTGCAAATTGTGATCGAAATTACATGTGACAAGTTAGCCTCTTAGCTAGCTTGATCTCTGGGTAcatgaagattttttttttcaaactgatAATCAATCATGTTTCTctttttggaaatgaaatgaaataaaacCGAATCGGAGGAAGCAACTCTACACACTGTAAAGTGTACCTCCACGTTTCTCAGTAAATTTGAACAAAGATGCCCTCGCTTGGAATTTGTTGATGAACCACATACAAAATGTAATATCCGGAAGGCGCAAGATTTCCTGAAGGCGGCGTTGTCACTTGAGCTTGATACGTTGTTGGCCCTACCTGTTGTACGTTCTCTGCACCAAGAACCAGCAACCTTTGATTCATGGAGAATGAATGTGTGCTAAAAGGCGGTGCCACCATTGTCACGGACACTGAGTTCATTGCTAGCGTGCCCGTAAGCGAGAACTGAATGGTCAATTTTATTCCGTAATGAATTTTGGCTTGGTTTAGGGGTGTGAGGATTGTAGGACGCAAATCTGCGTACTTAGCGTCGAGATACTCAGGGCTAAATGCCTCCAATCTGAATTCTGTTGGGAAAAGCACGTTACTGCCCAACTGGTATTTATCATGGGGGTTACTACCTCCAACGACCACTCTACCATCGCGTACTAATAAAGCTGAGGAATGATACATTCGCGGTATGGTGGTGGGGTTTTGCTGTTCGAACCGTGACCCGACTGCATTATCAGGTCGGTACACAACTGGATTGAGAACTGGATTACGCCCGATTTCCCATCCCGCTACCCCAGACGATGCACCATTGATGAGTAAAACAGTGCTGTCTGGAAGCAATATCATGTCACCCATGACTCTGGCTTGGGGCATGGTTTCAACAATCCACTGTGGATTAGGGTCCGTTATTTTGATCCGAGCGCATGTGTTTAGAGCTTCCacaaaaatacccttatttGCCTGGGCAAATGACCCTTTTGGAGCTCCACCGCAAACCAAAACCTCAGCCTCAACAGATGGAGCCGTCAAGTTTTTTAACGGGAGCAACACGGCTGAACCCGAGCTAGGGTAACACCTCGGGTCACCACCCGGTATTTGTGGGTAGGTTTTAACCACGACGTTCTTCATGTAATCCAACAAAATAGCTCGATTGTTGGCGAAAATAAATAAGTTGCCATCAGGgttgagaaaaacaaaagggTAGAGATTGTTTTCTTCGCCAGGGTCATTGGTCTGCGAAAGGAACGGCAAGCTGTAGGCATTGCTTGTAGACTCGGTCTTGGGATAAAACTCGTAGTTGAACTGCTTCGTGCCGCCAATGATAATCTGGCGTCCATCGGGCAGAACGTGATTGGTGGCGTACCACCGGCGAACGGCCAATCCGTCTACAATCTCCGTCCAATCACAACCCGTGCAGGGCTGGAAAACTCTAACGCGGCGTTCTCCGATATTGAAGCCTCCACTTTGGATTAAGTTTCCGTTGGGGGCCATGGAGCCGGAGGAGCACCAGACGTCAGATAAAACCGTGAGGGGGCGGAAGGCTTTGGTCTGGACGACGAACTCGGCAGAGTGGGCGGTGCAGTCGTTGTTGACACAATTACCGTTGGGCAAGGACAAGTTGGATTTGCCGAAGTCGGTGCGGTCGAACAGGACAATGCGGTCATTTTTGAAGAGTTGCATGTGCATGGCGGAAACGCCAATAGTTGCCAACAGTTGCCAATTGCCACCGGCAGCGTGGGTCGTCCGAGAGAACCCATGAAATATTATTAACAACAGTAATGAAAGAAAGAGACTAGCAATTGGCTtcattctttctttcctttttggaTTTTGCTTGCTTAATTTGTGCTTTAGCTGTGCTTAATTAGCTAGCTCTGTGGTTTCTGTCTGTCTCAAGTCTCGACCTGGCCCTCCTTAAATAGTAGGGTTTCGAGCTACCCACATGTTAATTTCGTC
Above is a window of Malus sylvestris chromosome 15, drMalSylv7.2, whole genome shotgun sequence DNA encoding:
- the LOC126605692 gene encoding aldehyde oxidase GLOX1-like translates to MKTISLIDLSLLLLTFNFSVLTAHAAGGKWQVLKNVGISAMHMQLFKNDRIVMFDRTDFGKSNLSLANGNCVNNDCTAHSAEFVIQTNALRPLTVLSDVWCSSGSMDAYGNLIQTGGFNSGERRVRVFTPCTGCDWKETVDGLAVRRWYATNHMLPDGREIIIGGRGQFNYEFSPKTESTSNVYSLPFLSQTNDPGQENNLYPFVFLNPDGNLFIFANNRAILLDYVKNAVVKTYPQIPGGDPRSYPSTGSAVLLPLKNLTAPAVEAEVLVCGGAPKGSFSQANKGVFVEALNTCARIKITDPNPQWIVETMPQARVMGDMILLPDSTVLIINGASSGAAGWEIGRNPVLNPVVYRPDNAIGSRFEQQNPTTIPRMYHSSALLVRDGRVVVGGSNPHDKYQFGSNVLFPTELRLEAFSPEYLDAKYADLRPTIIAPRNQAKIRYGRKLTVQFSLTGRFAMNSVSVTMVAPPFSTHSFSMNQRLLVLGAENAHQVGPTTYEAHVTTPPSGNLAPSGYYILYVVHQQIPSEGIFVKIY
- the LOC126605691 gene encoding aldehyde oxidase GLOX1-like, translated to MKPIASLFLSLLLLIIFHGFSRTTHAAGGNWQLLATIGVSAMHMQLFKNDRIVLFDRTDFGKSNLSLPNGNCVNNDCTAHSAEFVVQTKAFRPLTVLSDVWCSSGSMAPNGNLIQSGGFNIGERRVRVFQPCTGCDWTEIVDGLAVRRWYATNHVLPDGRQIIIGGTKQFNYEFYPKTESTSNAYSLPFLSQTNDPGEENNLYPFVFLNPDGNLFIFANNRAILLDYMKNVVVKTYPQIPGGDPRCYPSSGSAVLLPLKNLTAPSVEAEVLVCGGAPKGSFAQANKGIFVEALNTCARIKITDPNPQWIVETMPQARVMGDMILLPDSTVLLINGASSGVAGWEIGRNPVLNPVVYRPDNAVGSRFEQQNPTTIPRMYHSSALLVRDGRVVVGGSNPHDKYQLGSNVLFPTEFRLEAFSPEYLDAKYADLRPTILTPLNQAKIHYGIKLTIQFSLTGTLAMNSVSVTMVAPPFSTHSFSMNQRLLVLGAENVQQVGPTTYQAQVTTPPSGNLAPSGYYILYVVHQQIPSEGIFVQIY